A single Carnobacterium alterfunditum DSM 5972 DNA region contains:
- a CDS encoding Gfo/Idh/MocA family protein, translated as MKIGIIGLGNISQKAYLPVMMAIDKEIDWHLFTRDQEKLTKIGKKYRIKNLYSSIEGLLSSGIEAVFIHTATHTHEALIRQCIEKGIHVYVDKPISENIDEVKALMDLANEKNVLLITGFNRRFAPMIQKVKEVPNKNMILIQKTKPNSLGNVKYAIYDLFIHVVDTAIFLLDEPVIKTHFNIKEENGDLKTCVLHLTTEHTECIATMNYVSGANAESVEVQSLTGTHRVMNLTDYEVETAGQKQVFTFGDWEQTLEKRGFAPLIRSAIDGFQSKENPVSMGSSLESHRICQLIVDEYEQKNSNDK; from the coding sequence ATGAAAATAGGGATCATTGGGTTAGGAAATATTTCTCAAAAAGCTTATCTTCCAGTAATGATGGCAATAGATAAGGAAATAGACTGGCATTTATTCACGCGAGATCAAGAAAAATTAACTAAAATTGGCAAAAAATACCGCATCAAAAATTTATATTCTTCTATAGAAGGGTTACTCAGCAGTGGTATTGAAGCTGTTTTTATACATACCGCTACTCACACTCATGAAGCTCTTATCAGACAATGCATTGAAAAAGGCATCCATGTCTATGTAGATAAACCAATCAGCGAAAATATTGACGAAGTGAAAGCATTAATGGATCTAGCGAATGAAAAAAATGTTTTACTTATCACAGGTTTTAATCGACGTTTCGCTCCAATGATTCAAAAGGTGAAAGAAGTTCCAAACAAAAATATGATTTTGATCCAAAAAACTAAACCTAATAGTTTAGGGAACGTAAAGTATGCTATTTATGATCTATTTATCCATGTCGTTGATACGGCAATATTTTTATTAGACGAACCTGTTATCAAAACTCATTTTAATATAAAAGAAGAAAACGGCGATTTGAAAACGTGCGTATTACACTTAACAACAGAACATACCGAGTGCATTGCGACGATGAATTACGTTTCAGGGGCCAATGCTGAATCGGTTGAAGTGCAGTCTCTAACAGGGACCCATCGTGTAATGAATTTAACCGATTATGAAGTTGAAACGGCTGGACAAAAACAAGTCTTTACATTCGGAGACTGGGAGCAAACGCTTGAAAAGAGAGGTTTTGCTCCATTGATTCGTTCAGCAATAGACGGATTCCAAAGCAAAGAAAATCCTGTCAGTATGGGATCCTCTTTAGAGAGCCACCGTATTTGCCAGCTGATTGTAGACGAATACGAACAAAAAAACAGCAACGACAAATAA
- a CDS encoding potassium channel family protein: MPVKTIGVLGLGVFGSSIAKELSEFNCDIIAVDIDLDNIERIEPYVTQAVQGNITDLNFLKRIGLENCDVVVVATGTSLEASVLAIMNCKKLGIHSIIAKAKNKSFMEVLYEIGATKVIRPEKEAGARVAKNFLRRHITDIVDLDEDYAVIEFKPPVRWIGKTFEVLDLRQRYEINIIGIRKTGQKRMDVSFSPDYHIEEGIILVGIAESKVFERYDYLNKLK; this comes from the coding sequence ATGCCAGTAAAAACGATCGGTGTATTAGGCCTTGGAGTCTTTGGATCATCAATTGCTAAAGAATTAAGTGAATTCAATTGTGATATTATTGCAGTTGACATAGATTTGGATAATATTGAACGCATTGAACCTTATGTGACCCAAGCCGTACAAGGAAATATCACAGATTTGAATTTTCTAAAAAGAATCGGTTTAGAAAATTGTGATGTAGTAGTGGTTGCAACAGGTACGAGTTTAGAAGCCAGCGTTTTAGCTATCATGAATTGTAAAAAATTAGGTATCCATTCAATCATTGCAAAAGCGAAAAACAAATCTTTTATGGAAGTCCTTTATGAAATCGGTGCAACCAAGGTAATACGTCCTGAAAAAGAAGCTGGAGCTCGGGTTGCTAAGAATTTTTTAAGAAGGCACATCACCGATATTGTCGATTTGGATGAAGATTATGCAGTCATCGAATTTAAACCGCCCGTTCGTTGGATCGGAAAAACATTTGAGGTTTTAGATTTACGTCAAAGATATGAAATCAACATTATTGGGATCAGAAAAACAGGTCAAAAACGGATGGATGTCTCTTTCAGCCCAGATTACCATATAGAAGAAGGTATTATTCTCGTTGGGATAGCAGAGTCGAAAGTATTTGAACGTTACGATTACTTGAATAAATTAAAATAA
- a CDS encoding TrkH family potassium uptake protein, whose product MFSKKLRSIPPAAKIAISFIFVIVIGSVLLSLPISNLETSETTYFDNLFTAVSLVCVTGLSTLPIATSFTLFGQIICIILMQIGGLGLMTILATLIMRMGKKMRYSNTIAVKEALNRDELGDFKTYLTSILRYTFVIEGVGMFLLAFRFVPDFGLASGLFVSLFLAVSAFCNAGFDNIGTQSLQEYVHDPLVNLVVTTLIILGGIGFSVWFDVTYNVQSILKNKARGGLKRLYRKLKTHTRLAINMTVALIVIGTVVFLLVEWNNPNSIGSFTVGQKLLASFFQTVTMRTAGFATLDYELVEPFSLLFFIGAMFIGGSPGGAAGGIKTTTFALIALLIVSEIKGQKHVNYAHHTIPFETVRRAIVVVVTFTCFLLAGVSVLMLVEDQPFLFLLFEAVSALGTVGASVNLTPELSHISHVVLMILMFVGRIGPITILLSLSRKSRKTKDQLYAKTTILIG is encoded by the coding sequence ATGTTTTCAAAAAAGCTCAGGAGTATTCCTCCGGCTGCAAAAATTGCTATTAGCTTTATATTTGTGATCGTTATAGGATCAGTTTTATTATCACTTCCTATAAGTAATCTTGAAACTTCAGAAACAACTTACTTCGACAATTTATTTACAGCCGTCTCCTTGGTTTGTGTAACAGGCTTATCCACATTACCTATTGCAACATCGTTTACTCTTTTTGGTCAAATTATTTGTATCATTCTCATGCAGATAGGCGGACTAGGATTAATGACCATACTTGCTACACTAATTATGAGAATGGGTAAAAAGATGCGTTATTCAAATACGATAGCGGTCAAAGAAGCCCTTAACCGTGATGAATTAGGTGATTTCAAGACATATTTAACATCTATCCTTAGATACACTTTTGTGATTGAAGGAGTAGGGATGTTCTTGTTAGCTTTTAGATTTGTACCAGATTTTGGGTTAGCTAGTGGGCTGTTTGTCTCTTTATTTTTAGCCGTCTCAGCTTTTTGTAATGCGGGCTTTGATAATATTGGTACGCAAAGTTTGCAAGAGTACGTTCATGATCCATTAGTGAATTTAGTGGTGACTACTTTGATTATTCTGGGTGGTATCGGTTTTTCAGTTTGGTTTGACGTTACGTATAATGTCCAATCTATTTTAAAGAACAAGGCTAGAGGCGGGTTGAAACGATTGTATCGCAAGTTGAAAACTCATACTCGATTAGCTATCAATATGACAGTGGCTTTGATTGTTATCGGAACAGTGGTCTTTTTACTAGTTGAATGGAATAATCCTAATTCGATTGGGAGTTTCACAGTTGGGCAAAAACTATTAGCTTCCTTTTTCCAAACTGTAACAATGAGAACAGCGGGATTTGCTACACTTGATTATGAACTAGTAGAACCTTTTTCATTATTATTTTTCATAGGTGCAATGTTTATCGGCGGATCTCCCGGTGGAGCAGCAGGTGGGATCAAGACTACGACTTTTGCACTAATAGCGTTGTTGATCGTAAGTGAAATTAAAGGGCAAAAACATGTCAACTACGCTCATCATACGATCCCATTTGAAACTGTCCGTCGCGCGATCGTGGTTGTTGTAACCTTTACTTGTTTTTTATTAGCTGGTGTCAGTGTATTAATGCTAGTAGAAGATCAACCGTTCTTGTTTTTACTGTTTGAAGCAGTGTCTGCTTTGGGGACAGTGGGTGCTAGTGTGAATTTAACGCCAGAACTATCACATATTAGTCACGTCGTGTTAATGATTTTGATGTTTGTCGGCAGAATCGGACCTATTACCATATTATTGAGTTTGAGTCGCAAAAGTAGAAAGACAAAAGATCAATTGTATGCAAAGACAACAATTTTAATTGGATAG
- a CDS encoding exodeoxyribonuclease III, with protein sequence MKFISWNVNGLRAIIKKGFMEIFEELDADFFCLQETKLQEGQIEFELPGYYTYWNYAEKKGYAGTAIFTKHEALSVVTGIGKPEHDQEGRVITLTYPNYYVVNCYTPNSQSELKRLAYRMQWEDDFLAYLKMLDSEKPVILCGDLNVAHKNIDLKNWKTNQQNAGFSEEERMKFSTLLDNGFIDTFRYFHPDLEGAYTWWNYRFNARKTNAGWRIDYFCVSKRLQDQLQEANILKDIVGSDHCPVELTLKDLV encoded by the coding sequence ATGAAATTTATCTCATGGAACGTCAATGGCTTACGAGCAATCATTAAAAAAGGGTTTATGGAAATTTTTGAAGAATTAGATGCTGACTTCTTTTGCTTGCAAGAAACTAAGCTCCAAGAAGGCCAGATAGAGTTTGAATTACCCGGATACTATACTTACTGGAATTATGCAGAAAAAAAGGGGTATGCAGGAACAGCAATTTTTACCAAGCATGAAGCTTTATCTGTAGTAACCGGTATTGGAAAGCCTGAACATGATCAAGAAGGACGAGTCATCACTTTAACCTACCCTAATTACTATGTTGTCAATTGTTATACCCCTAACTCTCAAAGTGAATTGAAACGTTTGGCTTATAGGATGCAGTGGGAAGATGACTTTTTGGCATATCTAAAAATGTTAGACTCTGAAAAGCCAGTGATTCTCTGTGGCGATTTAAATGTAGCTCATAAAAATATCGATTTAAAAAATTGGAAAACAAATCAACAAAATGCCGGGTTCAGTGAAGAAGAACGCATGAAATTTTCTACTTTATTAGATAATGGCTTTATTGACACCTTCCGTTACTTTCACCCCGATTTAGAAGGTGCTTATACTTGGTGGAACTACCGCTTTAACGCCCGTAAAACGAATGCCGGTTGGCGAATCGATTATTTTTGTGTTTCTAAACGCCTACAAGATCAATTACAAGAAGCCAACATTCTTAAAGATATCGTTGGATCAGATCACTGTCCAGTAGAACTGACTTTAAAAGATTTAGTTTAA
- the murB gene encoding UDP-N-acetylmuramate dehydrogenase: MLIEEIKKQFPNLIIKENEPLSLYTYTKTGGPADILVFPKTAEEIKDVVMWIKEEALPLTVLGNASNLIVKDGGIHGVVMILTEMKQIIIENKRISVQSGARLIDTSYAAYEAELTGLEFACGIPGSIGGAVYMNAGAYDGEVSEVIESVTVLTREGELKTFDNQELEFGYRHSRIQEIQDIVLEVVFQLKKGHSADIKERMDEFTFLRESKQPLEYPSCGSVFKRPTGYFTGKLIQEAGLQGKIWGGAQISMKHAGFIVNINHATATDYIELIHHIQEVIFEKNSVELITEVRIIGEE, encoded by the coding sequence ATGTTAATTGAAGAAATTAAGAAGCAGTTCCCAAATTTGATCATAAAAGAAAATGAACCTTTGTCTCTTTATACGTATACTAAAACAGGCGGTCCGGCGGATATCTTGGTTTTTCCAAAAACAGCAGAAGAAATTAAAGATGTTGTAATGTGGATAAAAGAAGAAGCATTACCATTGACTGTTTTAGGAAATGCAAGCAATCTAATCGTTAAAGACGGTGGCATACATGGAGTCGTCATGATATTAACGGAGATGAAACAGATAATTATTGAAAATAAAAGAATCAGTGTTCAAAGTGGAGCACGTTTGATCGATACTTCATATGCAGCTTATGAAGCTGAACTGACGGGGTTAGAATTTGCATGCGGGATCCCTGGGAGCATTGGCGGAGCAGTTTATATGAATGCTGGCGCTTATGATGGTGAAGTGAGTGAAGTCATTGAATCAGTCACAGTATTGACACGTGAAGGTGAATTAAAGACATTTGACAACCAAGAGTTAGAATTTGGTTACCGTCATAGTCGCATTCAAGAGATCCAAGATATCGTCTTAGAGGTTGTTTTTCAATTGAAAAAAGGACATTCTGCCGATATAAAAGAACGAATGGATGAATTCACCTTTTTAAGAGAGTCTAAACAACCTTTAGAATATCCTTCATGTGGCAGTGTCTTTAAGCGCCCAACAGGATATTTTACTGGAAAACTGATTCAAGAAGCTGGTTTACAAGGGAAAATATGGGGTGGAGCTCAAATTTCGATGAAACATGCAGGATTTATTGTAAACATCAATCATGCAACAGCAACAGATTACATCGAATTGATCCACCATATCCAAGAAGTCATTTTCGAAAAGAATAGTGTTGAATT